The Streptomyces sp. NBC_00224 genome has a window encoding:
- a CDS encoding NADP-dependent oxidoreductase — MAQATNPATMRAISQDAAGAPDVLKVVETRRPVPGRGEILVRVHAAGVNPADWKTRERGVFANGARPPFTLGFDVAGVVEVVGDGVTLFQAGDEVFGMPRFPHPPGAYAEYVAAPARHFAPRPKGLTHIQAGALPLASLTAWQALVDTANVQPGQRVLIHAAAGGVGHLAVQIAKVRGAYVIGTASAAKHGLLRSLGADELIDYRTQDFTETLRDVDVVLDALGGPNWARSLQTLRPGGTLISILPLNDTFPAKEAEAAGVRAVFMLVEPDHAGLREITSLVEDGRLRVIADEVFPLEEAARAHTLGETGRTTGKIVLSVAS, encoded by the coding sequence ATGGCCCAGGCCACGAACCCCGCGACCATGCGCGCCATCTCCCAGGACGCCGCCGGAGCTCCGGACGTCCTCAAGGTCGTCGAGACGCGGCGCCCGGTCCCGGGCCGGGGCGAGATCCTGGTCCGGGTGCACGCGGCGGGCGTGAACCCAGCCGACTGGAAGACCCGTGAGCGGGGTGTGTTCGCCAATGGCGCCAGGCCGCCGTTCACGCTCGGCTTCGACGTCGCCGGGGTGGTCGAGGTGGTCGGTGACGGGGTGACACTCTTCCAGGCGGGCGACGAGGTGTTCGGGATGCCGCGCTTCCCGCACCCACCCGGTGCCTATGCCGAGTATGTCGCCGCCCCGGCCCGGCACTTCGCCCCGCGCCCCAAGGGCCTCACCCACATCCAGGCCGGTGCCCTGCCGCTGGCCTCGCTGACCGCCTGGCAGGCCCTGGTGGACACCGCGAACGTCCAGCCCGGCCAGCGTGTCCTGATCCACGCGGCCGCCGGAGGCGTCGGCCACCTGGCCGTGCAGATCGCCAAGGTCCGCGGTGCGTACGTCATCGGCACGGCCAGCGCCGCCAAGCACGGACTGCTGCGCTCGCTGGGCGCCGACGAGCTGATCGACTACCGTACCCAGGACTTCACCGAGACCCTCCGTGACGTCGATGTCGTCCTGGACGCCCTCGGCGGCCCCAACTGGGCCCGGTCTCTGCAAACGCTGCGGCCGGGTGGCACGCTGATCTCGATCCTGCCGCTGAACGACACCTTCCCCGCCAAGGAGGCCGAAGCGGCCGGAGTGCGGGCGGTGTTCATGCTCGTCGAGCCCGACCATGCGGGGTTGCGCGAGATCACCTCCCTGGTCGAGGACGGCCGCCTGCGTGTGATCGCCGACGAGGTCTTCCCGCTCGAAGAAGCCGCCCGGGCCCACACGCTGGGTGAGACCGGCCGCACCACCGGCAAGATCGTCCTCTCCGTCGCCTCCTGA
- a CDS encoding GlxA family transcriptional regulator has product MHHVGVLALDGVVPFELGIPARIFGAARDGTGNRLYSVTTCSLDGRPVRAEADYQLTVSHDASLLATVDTVVIPPSHALGPIREEGRLPDALREALAAIRPGTRIVAICTGTYVLAAAGLLDGRPATTHWREADRLQRMFTTARINPDVLFVDDGEILTSAGVAAGIDLCLHIVRRDHGSDIANEVARSCVVPPWRDGGQAQYIRRPVPDPTAPGTARTQAWVMERLSEPVTLADMAAHAGVSVRTFTRRFRDEVGTSPGQWLIRQRVDLARHLLEATDWPVDLVADRAGFGTGVSLRQHLHAAIGVTPQAYRRTFRPTLADGSAQ; this is encoded by the coding sequence ATGCACCACGTTGGCGTTCTGGCCCTGGATGGCGTGGTCCCTTTCGAGCTCGGTATCCCCGCGCGAATCTTCGGCGCCGCCCGCGACGGCACGGGCAACCGGCTCTACTCCGTGACCACGTGCAGCTTGGACGGCCGGCCCGTCCGCGCCGAGGCCGACTACCAGCTCACCGTCTCCCACGACGCCTCCCTGCTGGCCACCGTCGACACCGTCGTCATCCCGCCCTCCCACGCGCTGGGCCCCATCCGCGAGGAGGGCCGCCTGCCCGACGCCCTGCGCGAGGCCCTGGCTGCCATCCGCCCAGGAACCCGGATCGTGGCGATCTGCACCGGCACCTATGTGCTGGCCGCCGCGGGACTGCTCGACGGCCGCCCCGCCACCACACACTGGCGCGAAGCCGACCGCCTGCAGCGCATGTTCACCACCGCGCGCATCAACCCCGACGTCCTCTTCGTCGACGACGGCGAAATCCTCACCTCCGCCGGGGTAGCCGCCGGCATCGACCTGTGCCTGCACATCGTCCGCCGCGACCACGGCAGCGACATCGCCAACGAGGTCGCCCGCTCCTGCGTCGTACCGCCCTGGCGCGACGGCGGCCAGGCCCAGTACATCCGGCGCCCCGTCCCCGACCCCACTGCCCCCGGCACCGCCCGCACACAGGCATGGGTCATGGAACGCCTCTCCGAACCCGTCACCTTGGCCGACATGGCCGCCCACGCAGGTGTCAGCGTGCGTACTTTCACCCGCCGCTTCCGCGACGAGGTCGGCACCAGCCCCGGCCAGTGGCTCATCCGCCAGCGCGTCGACCTGGCCCGGCACCTGCTGGAGGCCACTGACTGGCCGGTCGACCTGGTCGCCGACCGCGCCGGATTCGGTACCGGTGTCTCCCTGCGCCAGCATCTTCATGCCGCCATCGGAGTCACACCCCAGGCATACCGCCGCACCTTCCGCCCCACGCTCGCCGACGGTTCAGCCCAGTAG
- a CDS encoding 2-phosphosulfolactate phosphatase, with amino-acid sequence MDHHFVGIPELTGVPRVAVVIDVMRAFTVAAWAFSRGVERIVLASTEGEALALKESHSGWLALKDGAAAAGFDAVNSPGLLRSCDFAGRTLVQKTTAGTVGALAVANAPLVLCASFVVAGPTARFLQAKDAGPVTFVVTGEAGQADEDLACAEYIGQCMTGDDVEAAPYLHRARTSRAAADLAGGLRSGYHPDDVDLCLEIDRFPFAMMARQEESLTVLRPVAVPDIPSHIR; translated from the coding sequence ATGGATCATCACTTCGTTGGCATACCGGAGTTGACCGGCGTTCCCCGTGTTGCGGTCGTCATCGACGTCATGCGTGCCTTCACTGTGGCTGCCTGGGCCTTCTCGCGTGGCGTGGAGAGGATCGTCCTGGCCTCGACGGAGGGTGAGGCGCTTGCCTTGAAGGAGAGCCACTCGGGTTGGCTGGCTTTGAAGGACGGAGCTGCGGCAGCGGGCTTCGACGCGGTGAACTCACCTGGCTTGCTCAGGTCCTGCGATTTCGCTGGGCGCACGCTGGTGCAGAAGACGACGGCGGGAACCGTGGGCGCGCTGGCCGTCGCGAACGCGCCGCTGGTCTTGTGCGCGAGCTTCGTGGTGGCCGGCCCGACCGCGCGGTTCCTGCAGGCCAAGGATGCCGGTCCGGTGACGTTCGTTGTCACCGGCGAGGCAGGCCAGGCCGACGAGGACCTGGCCTGCGCTGAATACATTGGTCAATGTATGACGGGAGACGATGTCGAGGCGGCCCCGTATCTCCACCGCGCGAGGACTTCTCGTGCCGCGGCAGACCTCGCCGGTGGGCTGCGGAGCGGATACCACCCAGACGACGTCGATCTCTGCCTGGAAATCGACAGGTTCCCCTTCGCGATGATGGCCCGCCAGGAAGAATCCCTCACGGTGCTCCGTCCCGTTGCGGTGCCTGACATCCCGTCCCATATCCGCTGA
- a CDS encoding DUF6243 family protein, which yields MTVSKNINNPVGQGGGQRKKQSRAERQNNGPHRNLDRQSAADQKAELVRKMREKTGTAEGAGQAGDDTAQS from the coding sequence GTGACCGTGAGCAAGAACATCAACAACCCCGTGGGCCAGGGCGGCGGCCAGCGCAAGAAGCAGTCCCGCGCCGAACGGCAGAACAACGGCCCGCACCGCAACCTCGACCGCCAGAGCGCCGCCGACCAGAAGGCGGAGCTGGTGCGCAAGATGCGCGAGAAGACAGGCACAGCTGAGGGCGCCGGGCAGGCGGGCGACGACACCGCACAGAGCTGA
- a CDS encoding alpha/beta fold hydrolase, with protein MAFSSSGQVATPVLDIAYEYAGEPDATPVILLHGFPYDVRAFDDVAAGLADQGAYVLAPYLRGFGPTRFRDAATVRSGQQAALAQDLFDFMDALGIESAVLAGYDWGGRAACIAAALRPERVRGLVTVDGYNIQDLAHAGEPSAPEWERTYWYQYYFHSERGRLGLERNRDELCELLWRTWSPTWAGAGAAFAASAASLHNPDFVDVVIHSYRHRFGLAEGDPRYQELEDLIAAQPPISVPTVVLESGDDGVGGPSAAQDRDCFTGPYEHRLLPGVGHNVPQETPAAFTDAVAGLLTR; from the coding sequence ATGGCCTTCTCATCCTCAGGACAGGTTGCGACCCCGGTACTGGACATCGCCTACGAGTACGCGGGCGAACCCGATGCCACGCCGGTGATCCTGCTCCATGGATTCCCCTACGACGTCAGGGCGTTCGACGACGTCGCCGCGGGCCTCGCCGACCAGGGCGCCTACGTGCTCGCACCGTATCTGCGCGGCTTCGGGCCGACCCGGTTCCGGGACGCTGCGACGGTCCGCTCCGGACAGCAGGCAGCGCTCGCCCAGGACCTGTTCGACTTCATGGACGCGCTGGGCATCGAGAGCGCCGTCCTCGCGGGGTACGACTGGGGCGGCCGGGCCGCGTGCATCGCCGCCGCCCTGCGTCCCGAGCGCGTCCGGGGCCTGGTCACGGTCGACGGCTACAACATCCAGGACCTCGCCCACGCCGGAGAACCCTCCGCCCCGGAATGGGAACGCACCTACTGGTACCAGTACTACTTCCATTCCGAGCGCGGGCGCCTCGGTCTGGAGCGCAACCGCGACGAACTGTGCGAGTTGCTCTGGCGCACCTGGTCGCCGACCTGGGCCGGTGCGGGCGCGGCCTTTGCCGCCAGCGCCGCGAGCCTGCACAATCCCGACTTCGTCGACGTGGTAATCCACTCCTACCGGCACCGCTTCGGCCTGGCCGAGGGCGATCCCCGCTACCAGGAACTCGAAGATCTCATCGCCGCCCAGCCGCCGATCTCCGTACCCACCGTCGTACTCGAAAGCGGCGACGACGGCGTAGGCGGTCCGAGCGCGGCACAGGACCGCGACTGCTTCACCGGACCGTACGAACACCGGCTCCTGCCGGGAGTGGGACACAACGTTCCGCAAGAAACCCCCGCAGCATTCACCGACGCCGTCGCCGGCCTGCTGACCCGCTAG
- a CDS encoding FAD-dependent monooxygenase, producing the protein MTETVYPDVPVLVVGGGSVGLLTAALLTHHGVPAVLVERRSGPSVHPRATGIAPRTVEVLRELGLDTAVDAVAVDLRGAAGKAVARTVVEMGAGDVVTVPMPTPSADELDVTPFRLRGVCAQDRLDAVVAADLARRGADLRWSTRLVGIAQDADGVDVELEGPDGRYSLRCARVVAADGTHSTVRTALGVGTSGPGDLGKSRINILFRADLRPHLRGMSFATCTITTPQAPGLLATVDGETNWVFHVPCDVDGGERPEDFTHARCASVVRLAVGDPDLDVEVRSVLPWRPRSAAAESFAVGRVFLVGDAAHTVSPMGAFGLNTGVADAHNLAWKLAAVHHGEAGAGLLDTYAHEREPVAAATLDQALRRLADPQLHWGRGPEADAARAAAGVWAAPVVHLGQRYDSAAVVDPRPELPSTVDLAVALDGSPGSRVPHAWIDGVSTLDLVASRWTLLVGVADDRWLTAAADVGLPAHRVAVPWLPDEGALLVRPDGIVAMRATAPATDPARFLTEVLDQVLARPVPVPST; encoded by the coding sequence ATGACGGAGACAGTGTATCCAGATGTACCGGTGCTCGTGGTCGGAGGCGGCAGCGTCGGCCTGCTCACCGCGGCGCTGCTCACCCACCACGGCGTCCCCGCGGTGCTCGTCGAACGCCGGTCCGGGCCGTCGGTGCACCCACGTGCCACCGGCATCGCACCGCGCACCGTCGAGGTCCTCCGCGAACTCGGGCTCGACACCGCCGTCGACGCCGTCGCGGTCGACCTCCGGGGCGCCGCGGGCAAGGCGGTGGCCCGGACCGTCGTCGAGATGGGCGCGGGCGACGTCGTGACCGTGCCCATGCCGACCCCGTCCGCCGACGAACTGGACGTGACGCCGTTCAGACTGCGCGGCGTCTGCGCCCAGGACCGGCTCGACGCCGTCGTAGCAGCCGACCTGGCACGCCGCGGAGCGGACCTGCGCTGGTCCACCCGCCTGGTCGGCATCGCGCAGGACGCCGACGGGGTCGACGTCGAACTGGAGGGACCCGACGGCCGCTACTCGCTGCGGTGCGCGCGCGTAGTAGCTGCCGACGGCACGCACAGCACCGTGCGGACCGCGCTCGGCGTGGGCACCTCCGGGCCGGGCGACCTGGGCAAGTCGAGGATCAACATCCTGTTCCGCGCCGACCTCCGACCGCACCTGCGGGGAATGTCCTTCGCCACCTGCACGATCACCACGCCTCAGGCGCCCGGCCTGCTGGCCACCGTGGACGGCGAGACGAACTGGGTCTTCCACGTCCCCTGCGACGTCGACGGCGGCGAACGCCCCGAGGACTTCACGCACGCGCGCTGCGCCTCGGTCGTCCGGCTGGCGGTCGGCGATCCCGACCTCGACGTCGAGGTGCGCAGCGTGCTCCCGTGGCGGCCCCGGAGCGCGGCGGCCGAAAGCTTCGCCGTCGGCCGCGTGTTCCTCGTGGGCGACGCCGCGCACACCGTGTCGCCCATGGGCGCGTTCGGCCTCAACACCGGGGTCGCCGACGCGCACAACCTGGCGTGGAAGCTGGCCGCCGTCCACCACGGCGAGGCCGGTGCCGGGCTGCTCGACACCTACGCGCACGAACGTGAACCGGTCGCCGCGGCGACGCTGGACCAGGCGCTGCGCAGGCTCGCCGACCCGCAGCTGCACTGGGGACGCGGGCCCGAGGCGGACGCCGCCAGGGCGGCGGCGGGGGTGTGGGCGGCGCCGGTCGTGCACCTCGGCCAGCGGTACGACTCGGCCGCCGTCGTCGACCCCCGGCCGGAACTCCCCTCCACGGTGGACCTGGCGGTGGCACTGGACGGATCGCCGGGTTCCCGGGTGCCCCACGCGTGGATCGACGGGGTTTCCACGCTCGACCTGGTGGCGTCCCGGTGGACCCTCCTGGTGGGCGTCGCCGACGACCGCTGGCTCACCGCCGCGGCCGACGTCGGACTCCCCGCGCATCGCGTCGCGGTCCCGTGGCTCCCCGATGAAGGGGCGCTGCTCGTCCGTCCGGACGGGATCGTCGCGATGCGCGCCACGGCGCCGGCGACGGATCCGGCGCGGTTCCTCACCGAGGTCTTGGACCAGGTGCTGGCCAGGCCGGTCCCGGTGCCGAGCACCTGA